The DNA segment TTCCCTTCACCAGCGTGGTGTTCTCGAACCGATCGCGGTTCACCGACGTGTCGGCGGCGATGATCACGGCGTCGGCCTCCTCGATCTCGGCGGCGGTGAGCTCGTCCTCCGCGCCCATCGCCCCCTGGACCTCGACGCGGATCTCGTGGCCGAGCTTCTCGGCGGTCTGCTCGAGGTTCTCCGCGGCCATCTGGCTGTGTGCGATTCCGGTCGGACATGACGTGACTGCGACGAGTTTCATTGGTGTAGTAGGTTCGTAACCGCGTGTCTGGTCGGCGATTCGAGTGCGTCCCCTGCGAGCGCCGCGGCCGCGTCGGCGTCGGTCTCCACGATCCGGGCTTTGACGTCGGGGATCGTCACGGCGCTCATGCTCAGTTCGTCGAGTTCCATCCCTACGAGCAGTTCGGTGAGGTCGGGATCGCCCGCCATCTCCCCGCACATGCCGATCCAGG comes from the Halalkalicoccus sp. CG83 genome and includes:
- a CDS encoding PTS fructose transporter subunit IIB, which codes for MKLVAVTSCPTGIAHSQMAAENLEQTAEKLGHEIRVEVQGAMGAEDELTAAEIEEADAVIIAADTSVNRDRFENTTLVKGTVKDAVNDAEGLVNQAVERAGGDGAATTTEPTETTADAEGASGDGSQGEEPRGGDPEKGLFRRLKRFLS